A single genomic interval of Saccharospirillum mangrovi harbors:
- the pilB gene encoding type IV-A pilus assembly ATPase PilB — protein sequence MTTSLSGLAQRLVQAQLLTASEAQQLTATAQQQNLSLMTLLLNERRVPPRPLAELAAGEFGLPFCDLNTLDLSNAPTQLVSDQLLNRLRLLPLQQRDEVLCVGLADPSQLSALDEVRFHTGLAIEAWMVDHDQLERALQQWLDKASDVLLESKDTEAQSAIHRPPMHLELTSDTDDAPIIRFVQQMLTTAIRQGASDLHFEPYEHRYRIRFRIDGVLKDIAQPPVSVGPKLAARLKILANLDISERRLPQDGRLTLRLDANTTTDFRVSTLPTLFGEKVVLRVLDASTARLNIEALGLEEDSLQRLLRALKKPQGMILVTGPTGSGKTVSLYAALSLLNREGINISSAEDPVEIHLEGVNQVSINPRIGLEFATVLRAFLRQDPDVIMVGEIRDLDTANTAIRAAQTGHLVLSTLHTNSAAATLIRMLNMGVPAFNLIASIQLIVAQRLVRRLCAHCKAATTLSQQEWQAAGLDPAQFGQTTLFKAVGCEHCHQGYKGRLGLFEVVELTAEMAQSMLTGASVQALENALADAGYDGLRQAGLRKVLAGLTSLEEVHRITVDD from the coding sequence ATGACCACTTCACTTTCTGGCTTGGCCCAACGCCTGGTTCAGGCACAACTGCTGACCGCCTCTGAAGCCCAACAACTGACGGCGACGGCACAACAACAAAACCTCAGCCTGATGACACTGTTGCTGAACGAAAGACGGGTACCACCACGCCCGTTGGCGGAACTGGCAGCGGGAGAATTTGGTTTACCTTTTTGCGATCTGAACACGCTCGACTTATCCAACGCACCAACGCAGTTGGTGTCTGATCAACTGTTGAACCGGTTGCGGTTGTTGCCATTGCAGCAGCGCGACGAGGTGCTCTGTGTGGGCCTGGCCGATCCCAGTCAGTTGTCGGCGCTGGACGAAGTTCGCTTTCACACCGGCTTAGCCATTGAAGCCTGGATGGTCGATCACGATCAGTTGGAACGCGCGCTGCAGCAGTGGCTCGATAAGGCGTCGGATGTGCTGTTGGAGTCGAAAGACACCGAAGCGCAGTCTGCAATTCACCGACCGCCGATGCATCTTGAACTGACCAGCGATACCGACGATGCACCGATCATTCGGTTTGTGCAGCAGATGCTGACCACGGCCATTCGCCAAGGTGCGTCCGACCTTCATTTCGAACCCTATGAGCACCGCTATCGGATTCGATTTCGCATTGATGGCGTCTTGAAGGACATCGCTCAACCGCCGGTGTCGGTCGGCCCGAAACTCGCTGCTCGTCTGAAAATTCTGGCCAATCTGGACATCTCCGAGCGGCGCCTGCCCCAGGATGGCCGACTGACACTGCGACTCGACGCAAACACCACAACCGATTTTCGCGTCAGCACCTTGCCGACCCTCTTTGGTGAAAAAGTGGTGTTGCGGGTACTCGACGCGTCAACCGCACGATTGAACATTGAGGCGCTGGGATTGGAGGAAGACTCTCTGCAACGTCTGTTGCGCGCGTTGAAAAAACCGCAGGGCATGATTCTGGTAACCGGCCCGACCGGTTCGGGAAAAACCGTGTCGCTCTACGCGGCGTTAAGTTTGTTGAATCGGGAAGGCATCAACATTTCCAGCGCCGAAGATCCGGTGGAAATTCATCTTGAAGGCGTGAATCAGGTCAGCATCAACCCGCGCATCGGATTGGAATTCGCCACCGTTTTGCGCGCATTTTTACGACAGGATCCGGACGTCATTATGGTCGGTGAAATACGCGATCTGGACACCGCCAACACGGCGATTCGCGCAGCGCAAACCGGCCATCTGGTGTTATCGACGCTGCACACCAACAGCGCTGCGGCGACGCTGATTCGCATGCTCAACATGGGCGTACCGGCCTTTAACCTGATCGCCAGTATTCAATTGATTGTGGCCCAGCGTCTGGTTCGGCGTTTGTGCGCGCATTGCAAAGCAGCCACGACCTTGAGCCAACAGGAGTGGCAGGCGGCGGGGCTGGACCCCGCACAGTTTGGTCAAACGACATTATTTAAGGCCGTCGGTTGTGAACACTGCCATCAGGGCTACAAGGGTCGGTTGGGTTTGTTTGAAGTGGTCGAACTGACGGCGGAAATGGCGCAATCGATGTTAACCGGCGCGAGCGTTCAGGCTTTAGAAAACGCTTTGGCCGACGCTGGATACGACGGCCTGCGACAAGCGGGCTTGCGCAAGGTTCTGGCCGGTTTGACCAGCCTGGAAGAAGTACACCGCATCACCGTGGATGACTGA
- a CDS encoding pilin yields MRNQQGFSLIELMMVVAIIGILASLVLPAYQDHIARTQVNRVYAELTALKSNVEDRLMRGVTDFDEIADLGGQVSSLVGEGNYQIDFASSANGSGFLRATLGGDAAVSIAGTVFSLERNSAGIWNCKIYKDALGGWQDDYTPSGCSAEDDVAF; encoded by the coding sequence ATGCGAAATCAGCAGGGATTTAGTTTGATTGAATTGATGATGGTGGTTGCCATCATCGGCATTTTGGCATCGTTGGTATTGCCAGCGTATCAGGACCACATTGCACGGACGCAGGTCAATCGAGTCTATGCCGAACTGACGGCATTGAAGTCGAATGTTGAAGATCGGTTGATGCGCGGTGTTACCGATTTTGACGAAATAGCAGACTTGGGTGGTCAGGTGTCGTCGCTGGTGGGTGAAGGAAATTATCAGATTGATTTTGCCAGTTCAGCAAACGGTTCCGGTTTTTTACGCGCCACTTTAGGAGGTGACGCCGCTGTCTCGATTGCCGGCACTGTGTTTTCTCTGGAACGAAATTCGGCCGGAATCTGGAACTGTAAAATATACAAAGATGCTCTGGGCGGTTGGCAGGATGACTACACGCCCAGCGGTTGCAGCGCTGAAGATGACGTGGCTTTTTGA
- the nadC gene encoding carboxylating nicotinate-nucleotide diphosphorylase, translating into MFIADTPYAATLADHLARSVRFALEEDLGSGDITAQLIPADTQASARVITREAGVLCGREWFDACFHQIDARLQLNWHVEDGDAVTPNQLLVEIHGAARSILTAERCALNFLQTLSATATAAHHYASRVESLPLAILDTRKTLPGLRLAQKYAVLAGGCQNHRLGLYDRFLIKENHIAACGGIQPAIAQAKRLHPDIPVEIEVETLAQLDEAIAAGADIVMLDNFDTDATRQAVERTAGRVKLESSGDFDLDRLNADLAAGASVDFISVGAITKHIQAMDLSLRLTMDESA; encoded by the coding sequence ATGTTTATTGCCGACACGCCTTACGCCGCCACTTTAGCCGACCATCTGGCGCGCAGCGTTCGTTTTGCGCTGGAAGAAGATCTCGGTTCCGGCGACATAACCGCCCAACTGATTCCGGCTGACACTCAAGCCTCGGCACGCGTCATCACCCGAGAGGCCGGTGTCCTGTGTGGCCGCGAATGGTTTGACGCCTGCTTTCATCAGATCGACGCCAGACTGCAATTAAACTGGCACGTTGAAGACGGCGACGCGGTAACGCCCAATCAACTGTTGGTCGAGATTCATGGCGCAGCGCGCAGCATTTTGACCGCAGAACGTTGCGCACTGAATTTTCTGCAAACGCTCAGTGCCACCGCCACGGCAGCACACCATTACGCCAGCCGCGTCGAGTCGTTGCCGCTCGCCATTCTCGACACCCGCAAAACGCTGCCAGGTTTGCGCCTGGCGCAAAAATACGCAGTGTTAGCCGGAGGTTGTCAGAATCATCGGTTGGGTTTGTACGACCGGTTTTTGATCAAAGAAAATCACATCGCCGCCTGCGGTGGCATTCAACCGGCCATTGCTCAGGCCAAACGTTTGCACCCGGACATTCCCGTTGAAATTGAAGTGGAAACTCTGGCGCAACTGGACGAAGCCATTGCCGCCGGCGCCGACATCGTGATGCTGGATAATTTCGATACCGACGCCACCCGCCAGGCCGTTGAACGCACCGCCGGTCGCGTCAAACTGGAAAGCTCGGGGGACTTCGATCTGGATCGATTGAACGCCGACCTGGCAGCGGGTGCCAGTGTCGATTTTATTTCCGTCGGCGCGATCACCAAACACATTCAGGCGATGGATCTCAGTTTACGACTGACGATGGACGAGTCTGCCTGA
- the ampE gene encoding regulatory signaling modulator protein AmpE, with amino-acid sequence MTFVAALLAWLVSLSVTARRLPGMDSMHSVLAFLIRRLGGGTLALLLIVLLPAVLVWLLLWWLQLWWVSALVGFIVLVLAFGPGDQSDRLKAYRALQEEGDDEAAYQLAVSSLGLQEGLYERGASQMDQAVKQGIAYQLFQNFFVSLFWYVAFGAPGVVMSCLLSQVQPIFRGELGGTLALQLSHAVNWIPVRLLTLSLALVGNFAQGFAIWVRRLREFEYVDRALLASAVRSSLPGEPHEQKPEDLLLLVKRAQVLWLVVLAMFTIFA; translated from the coding sequence ATGACCTTTGTGGCAGCATTGCTTGCCTGGCTGGTGTCGCTCAGCGTTACCGCCCGGCGCTTGCCCGGCATGGATTCTATGCACTCCGTTCTGGCCTTTCTCATTCGCCGTCTTGGCGGCGGAACCTTGGCTTTGTTGTTGATTGTTCTGTTGCCAGCCGTTCTGGTCTGGCTGTTGCTGTGGTGGTTGCAGCTGTGGTGGGTGTCGGCGCTGGTGGGGTTCATCGTGCTGGTGCTGGCGTTTGGCCCCGGCGATCAGTCGGACCGGCTGAAAGCCTATCGCGCCTTGCAGGAAGAGGGCGATGACGAAGCCGCCTATCAGTTGGCGGTCTCCTCGCTGGGGTTGCAGGAAGGCCTGTACGAACGCGGCGCCAGTCAGATGGATCAGGCGGTTAAGCAGGGCATCGCTTATCAGTTGTTTCAGAATTTCTTTGTCAGCCTGTTTTGGTATGTCGCCTTTGGCGCGCCGGGTGTGGTGATGTCGTGTCTGTTGAGCCAGGTGCAACCCATTTTCCGTGGTGAGCTGGGCGGCACGCTGGCGCTGCAATTGAGCCATGCGGTGAACTGGATTCCGGTTCGTCTGCTGACGCTCAGTCTGGCGCTGGTCGGCAATTTTGCGCAGGGGTTTGCCATCTGGGTGCGGCGCTTGCGTGAGTTTGAATACGTCGATCGTGCCTTGCTGGCGTCGGCGGTGCGTTCGTCGTTGCCGGGTGAACCGCACGAACAAAAACCGGAAGATTTGTTGTTGCTGGTCAAGCGCGCGCAGGTGCTTTGGCTGGTGGTGTTGGCGATGTTTACTATTTTCGCCTGA
- the trxB gene encoding thioredoxin-disulfide reductase has product MSTQHHELIILGSGPAGYTAAVYAARANLKPIVITGMQMGGQLTTTTEVENWPGGHAELQGPELMEKMKEHAERFDTEIIFDHIHTTQLTQKPFRLEGDQGVYTCDALIIATGASARYLGLDSETAFQGKGVSACATCDGFFYRGKEVAVVGGGNTAVEEALYLANIASKVHLIHRRDSVRSEKILADRLVEKEREGKVVFHWNNTLDEVLGDEMGVTGVRLKNTLDNSTSELVLDGVFIAIGHTPNTGIFEGQLAMEGGYIKVNSGLAGNATQTSVPGVFAAGDVMDHIYRQAITSAGTGCMAALDAEKYLDKLKHA; this is encoded by the coding sequence ATGAGCACTCAGCATCATGAATTGATCATCCTCGGTTCCGGCCCGGCTGGTTACACCGCGGCGGTCTATGCGGCACGCGCGAACCTGAAGCCGATTGTCATCACCGGCATGCAGATGGGCGGCCAGCTGACCACGACCACCGAAGTCGAGAACTGGCCCGGTGGTCACGCTGAGTTGCAAGGCCCGGAACTGATGGAAAAGATGAAGGAGCACGCCGAGCGCTTCGATACCGAAATCATCTTTGACCACATTCACACCACGCAGCTGACGCAAAAGCCGTTTCGTCTGGAAGGCGACCAGGGCGTTTACACCTGCGATGCGCTGATCATTGCCACCGGCGCCAGCGCTCGTTATCTGGGTCTGGACAGCGAAACTGCGTTCCAGGGCAAAGGCGTATCGGCGTGTGCAACCTGTGACGGTTTCTTCTACCGGGGTAAGGAAGTGGCGGTTGTTGGTGGTGGTAATACCGCCGTCGAGGAAGCGCTGTATCTGGCTAACATCGCCAGCAAGGTGCATTTGATTCACCGTCGCGACAGTGTTCGTTCCGAGAAGATTCTGGCCGACCGACTGGTGGAAAAAGAACGCGAAGGCAAGGTGGTGTTTCACTGGAACAACACCCTGGATGAAGTGCTGGGCGATGAAATGGGCGTGACCGGCGTTCGGCTGAAAAACACCCTCGACAACAGCACCTCTGAACTGGTGTTGGACGGCGTGTTCATTGCCATCGGCCACACTCCCAACACGGGTATTTTCGAAGGCCAACTGGCGATGGAAGGCGGTTACATCAAGGTCAATTCCGGCTTGGCCGGTAACGCCACTCAGACCAGTGTTCCGGGCGTGTTTGCCGCGGGCGATGTGATGGACCACATTTATCGTCAGGCCATTACCTCAGCCGGTACCGGCTGTATGGCGGCGCTCGATGCCGAGAAATACCTGGACAAGCTGAAGCACGCTTAA
- the minE gene encoding cell division topological specificity factor MinE has translation MAFFDRFRDKEEARSADVARDRLKVIVSHERRQRNAPSYLPSLQRDILAVIEKYVRVEPDQVQVDLNDDGNHSILEVNVNLPK, from the coding sequence ATGGCATTCTTCGACCGCTTTCGCGACAAGGAAGAGGCCCGGTCGGCGGATGTCGCCCGTGATCGCCTCAAGGTGATCGTCAGCCACGAACGCCGCCAACGCAACGCACCGAGTTACTTACCCTCGTTGCAACGCGACATCCTGGCGGTGATCGAAAAATACGTGCGGGTAGAGCCGGATCAGGTGCAGGTCGATCTGAACGACGACGGCAACCATTCGATCCTGGAAGTGAACGTCAACCTGCCCAAATAA
- the minD gene encoding septum site-determining protein MinD → MAKIVVITSGKGGVGKTTTSAAISMGLALKGHKTVVIDFDIGLRNLDIIMNCERRVVFDFVNVIQGEASLNQALIKDKRCDQLYILPASQTRDKDALTREGVKAVLDELAQQFEFIICDSPAGIEQGALMALYYADEAIVVTNPEVSSVRDSDRILGILQSKSLRAETGAEPVKEHLLITRFDPERVARGEMLTVQDIEEILAVSLLGVIPESQAVLNASNKGMPVVLDEKSDAGQAYLDTVDRFLGEDKPHRFLEAQRKGFFKRVFGG, encoded by the coding sequence TTGGCCAAGATCGTCGTCATCACCTCCGGCAAAGGGGGCGTGGGCAAGACCACAACCAGTGCCGCCATCAGCATGGGCCTGGCGTTGAAAGGCCACAAAACCGTGGTCATCGATTTTGACATCGGCCTGCGCAACCTCGACATCATCATGAATTGCGAACGCCGCGTGGTGTTCGATTTCGTCAATGTGATTCAAGGCGAAGCCAGCCTCAATCAGGCGTTGATCAAAGACAAACGCTGCGACCAGCTGTACATCCTGCCGGCGTCGCAAACGCGCGACAAAGACGCGCTGACCCGCGAGGGCGTCAAAGCCGTGCTGGACGAACTGGCGCAGCAATTCGAATTCATCATCTGCGACTCGCCCGCCGGCATCGAACAGGGCGCGTTGATGGCGCTGTATTACGCCGATGAAGCCATTGTCGTGACCAACCCGGAAGTCTCATCCGTGCGCGATTCCGATCGCATTCTCGGCATTCTGCAAAGCAAGAGTCTGCGTGCCGAAACCGGCGCTGAGCCGGTAAAAGAACACTTGCTGATCACTCGCTTTGACCCGGAACGCGTCGCCCGCGGTGAAATGCTGACGGTTCAGGACATCGAAGAAATTCTGGCGGTGTCGTTGCTCGGTGTGATCCCGGAAAGCCAGGCAGTACTGAACGCCTCGAACAAAGGCATGCCGGTGGTGTTGGACGAAAAGAGCGACGCAGGTCAGGCCTATCTGGACACCGTCGACCGCTTCCTCGGTGAAGACAAACCGCACCGTTTCCTCGAAGCCCAGCGCAAGGGTTTCTTCAAACGGGTTTTCGGAGGCTGA
- the minC gene encoding septum site-determining protein MinC — translation MSAPQPLDVRARMLPIQRLRIDSLDETELSQRLDATVKQAPALFQRAPVALDLSPVIEHLSEPALTNALAQARQRGLIVFALAGPKADLLPWCDQFHLAWQDEQDKPAKARAHTPTLSTQVVTQPVRSGQQIYARDAHLIVMNQVSAGAEIIADGNIHVFGRLRGRALAGGQGWTNAEIVCQQMDADLVAIAGLYRVRDDLPEATGAARIYRLDDEIRVDCY, via the coding sequence ATGAGCGCACCGCAACCGCTCGACGTCCGCGCCCGCATGCTGCCAATTCAACGGCTGCGCATCGACTCGCTGGACGAAACCGAACTGAGCCAACGCCTGGACGCCACCGTCAAACAAGCGCCGGCGCTGTTTCAACGCGCGCCGGTAGCGCTCGATCTCAGCCCGGTGATCGAACACCTGAGCGAGCCAGCGCTGACGAACGCACTGGCACAGGCACGCCAGCGCGGCCTGATCGTCTTTGCGCTGGCCGGTCCCAAGGCGGACTTGCTGCCCTGGTGCGATCAGTTTCATCTGGCCTGGCAGGACGAGCAGGACAAGCCAGCCAAAGCCCGCGCTCACACGCCGACGCTGAGCACCCAGGTGGTGACTCAGCCGGTGCGATCCGGCCAACAGATTTATGCCCGGGACGCGCATTTGATCGTGATGAATCAGGTCAGCGCCGGTGCGGAAATCATCGCCGACGGCAACATTCACGTGTTCGGTCGGTTGCGCGGGCGGGCGCTGGCCGGCGGGCAAGGCTGGACCAACGCCGAAATTGTCTGCCAGCAGATGGACGCCGATCTGGTCGCCATCGCCGGTCTGTATCGGGTGCGGGATGATCTGCCCGAAGCGACCGGCGCTGCGCGCATTTACCGGCTCGACGATGAGATTCGGGTGGATTGCTACTGA
- a CDS encoding helix-turn-helix domain-containing protein yields the protein MTINSESLRFILGIKVKQYRQAAGLSLKQLAQRTDLSISYLSEIEKGKKYPKPEKIIQLAEGLGKSYDDLVSMQLDEELNPITALLNSPLFKDFPLQQFGIGLSDLFDLVTDSPSKAGAFVRTLLEIGRGYDMQVEHFLLAALRSYQKMHLNYFAELEEQAQQFRQQHQLPTDQTLTLDWLTQRLTNDYRCAVEYDDFESKPELTGLRSICVSPRRLVVNSRLSNQQRQFLLAKELGFRYLAMAERSMTSSWIKVESFEQVFNNFKASYFASALLIPEAPLIDDLRAWLAQPRFDGDALVALMQRYDATPEMFLYRMSQLMPHHFGLHQMHYMRLHNPADSRRYTIAKELNTTNVFSPRGFGPNEHHCRRWVAMKLLEVVSDRQRSGETPQLLVAAQRSRFIHQDQTFFNFAVVRPLSLEQNSNTAMALGFLIDDRFREIAAFWQDTDVPEMDVHESCERCPLTDCDSRAAEPTLLTAKQQQRQREIALQDYLDQHA from the coding sequence ATGACGATTAACAGCGAAAGCCTGCGCTTCATTTTGGGCATCAAGGTCAAGCAGTACCGCCAGGCGGCGGGTTTGTCGTTGAAGCAACTGGCACAACGCACCGATTTATCGATTTCCTACCTCAGCGAAATCGAAAAAGGCAAAAAGTACCCCAAGCCGGAAAAAATCATTCAATTGGCCGAGGGGCTGGGCAAGAGCTACGACGATCTGGTGTCGATGCAGCTCGACGAAGAACTGAACCCCATCACCGCCCTGCTCAACTCGCCGTTGTTCAAGGATTTTCCACTGCAACAATTCGGCATCGGCTTGTCGGACCTGTTCGATCTGGTCACCGATTCGCCATCCAAAGCCGGCGCCTTTGTGCGCACCCTGCTGGAAATCGGCCGCGGTTACGACATGCAGGTCGAGCATTTCCTGCTCGCCGCGCTGCGCTCGTACCAGAAAATGCACCTGAATTATTTCGCCGAACTGGAAGAACAGGCACAGCAATTTCGCCAGCAACACCAGTTGCCGACCGATCAGACGTTGACGCTGGACTGGCTGACTCAGCGCCTGACCAACGACTACCGCTGCGCCGTCGAATACGACGATTTCGAATCGAAACCGGAATTGACCGGGCTGCGCTCAATCTGCGTATCGCCGCGCCGCCTGGTCGTTAACAGCCGGCTATCCAATCAGCAACGGCAGTTTCTGCTCGCCAAGGAATTGGGCTTTCGCTATCTGGCGATGGCCGAGCGGTCGATGACGTCGTCCTGGATCAAGGTCGAGTCGTTCGAACAGGTGTTCAACAACTTCAAAGCCTCGTACTTCGCCAGCGCCCTGCTGATTCCCGAAGCGCCACTGATCGACGATCTGCGCGCCTGGCTGGCACAGCCGCGTTTTGATGGCGACGCCCTGGTCGCACTGATGCAGCGTTACGACGCCACGCCGGAAATGTTTCTGTATCGGATGTCGCAACTGATGCCGCATCACTTTGGTCTGCATCAGATGCATTACATGCGCCTGCACAACCCGGCCGACAGTCGGCGCTACACCATCGCCAAAGAACTGAACACCACCAACGTGTTCTCACCGCGCGGCTTTGGCCCCAACGAACACCATTGCCGCCGCTGGGTGGCGATGAAACTGCTCGAAGTCGTCAGCGACCGGCAACGCAGTGGCGAAACGCCGCAATTGCTGGTGGCCGCGCAGCGCAGCCGGTTCATTCATCAGGACCAGACGTTCTTCAATTTCGCCGTGGTACGGCCGCTGTCGCTGGAACAAAACAGCAATACCGCCATGGCATTGGGCTTTCTGATCGACGATCGCTTCCGTGAAATTGCGGCGTTCTGGCAAGACACCGACGTACCGGAAATGGACGTCCACGAAAGCTGCGAACGCTGCCCGCTGACCGACTGCGACAGCCGCGCTGCCGAACCGACGTTGCTGACCGCCAAGCAACAACAACGGCAACGCGAAATCGCGCTGCAAGATTATCTGGACCAGCACGCATGA
- a CDS encoding LON peptidase substrate-binding domain-containing protein: MSDTWVRSGERCALFPLEALLLPEATLPLQIFEPRYLMMVSRCMREDDGFVVLIGEPVRGQSVIGCWGNIIDFGQRDNGLLGITVAGRCRVRVSDLDKDATGLWWGTVVPLEETASEVAALAHWREHFQPLMDALLDHPYLAEQVGIDMEPSLSALHQLMTWLPLERRMKQRLLDADGLVERCRQLDRMLAELAGVDAQPKA, encoded by the coding sequence ATGTCCGACACCTGGGTCCGGTCCGGTGAACGCTGCGCCCTGTTCCCATTGGAAGCGCTGCTGCTGCCCGAAGCCACCTTGCCGCTGCAAATATTCGAGCCGCGCTACCTGATGATGGTGTCGCGCTGCATGCGCGAAGACGATGGTTTCGTGGTGCTGATTGGCGAGCCGGTGCGTGGTCAATCGGTGATAGGTTGCTGGGGCAACATCATCGATTTTGGTCAGCGCGATAACGGCTTGCTCGGCATTACCGTGGCCGGGCGTTGCCGCGTTCGTGTCAGCGATCTGGATAAAGATGCGACCGGGTTGTGGTGGGGAACAGTGGTTCCGTTGGAAGAAACGGCATCGGAAGTCGCCGCTTTGGCGCATTGGCGCGAGCATTTTCAGCCGTTGATGGACGCGTTGCTGGATCATCCGTATCTGGCCGAACAGGTCGGCATCGACATGGAACCGTCGCTCAGCGCGCTGCATCAGTTGATGACCTGGCTGCCGCTGGAGCGTCGTATGAAACAGCGGTTGCTGGATGCGGACGGTTTGGTCGAGCGCTGTCGGCAACTCGACCGGATGCTCGCGGAACTGGCGGGCGTGGACGCTCAGCCCAAGGCGTAA
- a CDS encoding VTT domain-containing protein, protein MAVWLQASPWLILAAIFVVAFIESFALVGVIVPGVVFLFSLAALAQSTGIALWWVLLAAALGACLGDLSSFFIGYRLQHQLDRLAWVQRHRDWLAEGEWFFRRWGWLSVLIGRFVGPLRPVVPLIAGMLNMSPRVFVGLSIGSVIAWAPAYMLPGFIAGELVELMHHRSLAERSLIVTVLVATAGLLAFMVLYHHLHPQHPKMLQRWPWLNRLSPRLPFSSVMLAVTAGSALLWLILARPLVWDALLNAQVPIWRSGWADSLFVAYTLLGDPRILALTGLMFAFWFFLKGFYWLPTQLVVTIALAQWGIFELKSFFSVPRPTWVATLPPGDSFPSGHASAFALYIALAAAIANESRPADKRWQLYLPAGIVMLGMAFSRVWLGVHWLSDVLAGLALALFCAALGRLAYAQLTAKRFHLAGTAAFWWLIGLTFAAYLVLMLPQARLDYALG, encoded by the coding sequence ATGGCTGTTTGGTTACAAGCGAGTCCCTGGCTGATTCTGGCCGCCATTTTTGTCGTTGCTTTTATCGAATCCTTTGCACTGGTGGGCGTCATCGTGCCGGGCGTGGTGTTTTTGTTCAGCCTTGCCGCCTTGGCACAAAGCACCGGTATTGCGCTGTGGTGGGTTCTGTTGGCGGCGGCGTTGGGCGCTTGCCTGGGTGATCTGTCGAGTTTCTTTATTGGCTATCGGCTGCAACATCAACTGGACCGTTTGGCGTGGGTGCAACGCCACCGCGACTGGTTGGCCGAGGGTGAATGGTTTTTCCGGCGCTGGGGTTGGCTCAGTGTGTTGATCGGTCGCTTTGTTGGTCCGCTGCGTCCGGTCGTGCCGTTGATTGCCGGCATGCTGAATATGTCGCCACGGGTGTTTGTCGGTTTGTCGATTGGCTCGGTGATTGCCTGGGCCCCGGCGTATATGTTGCCTGGGTTTATCGCCGGTGAATTGGTGGAGCTCATGCATCACCGCTCGTTGGCCGAACGCAGCCTGATCGTCACCGTCCTGGTCGCCACGGCTGGCTTGCTGGCCTTTATGGTGCTCTACCACCATTTGCACCCACAGCACCCGAAGATGTTGCAACGCTGGCCCTGGCTGAACCGCTTGTCGCCACGGTTGCCGTTTTCCTCGGTCATGCTTGCGGTCACTGCCGGCAGCGCACTGCTGTGGCTGATTCTGGCACGACCCTTGGTCTGGGATGCGTTGTTGAACGCTCAGGTGCCCATCTGGCGCAGCGGCTGGGCCGATTCGTTGTTTGTTGCCTACACCTTGCTGGGCGATCCACGAATTCTGGCGCTGACCGGCCTGATGTTCGCGTTCTGGTTTTTCCTGAAAGGCTTCTACTGGCTACCAACGCAACTGGTGGTCACCATCGCTTTGGCGCAGTGGGGCATTTTTGAACTCAAATCCTTCTTCAGCGTGCCCCGCCCGACCTGGGTTGCCACCTTGCCGCCGGGCGATTCGTTTCCATCCGGTCACGCCTCCGCCTTTGCGCTCTACATCGCCTTGGCAGCCGCCATCGCCAACGAGAGCCGCCCGGCCGACAAACGCTGGCAACTGTACCTGCCGGCCGGCATCGTGATGCTCGGCATGGCGTTTTCCCGGGTATGGCTGGGCGTGCACTGGCTGTCGGATGTGTTGGCGGGACTGGCGCTGGCGCTGTTCTGCGCGGCCCTGGGTCGGCTGGCATACGCCCAATTGACCGCCAAACGGTTTCATCTGGCCGGCACCGCTGCGTTCTGGTGGCTGATCGGGCTGACCTTTGCGGCTTATCTGGTGCTGATGCTGCCGCAGGCGCGGCTGGATTACGCCTTGGGCTGA